Proteins encoded within one genomic window of Gloeobacter kilaueensis JS1:
- a CDS encoding type IV pilus modification PilV family protein gives MLSATKRRRNRRGFTLTEVLVAMVVLALFLAGLAPMLSASALLRRQQELIAEATNLGQIEIEEIRRSWSVIENRGLGSSQNQGGLVPTNMRDRLIPLPRPCVLSEVNYEGCSQDPPVPPGSLPLSASSVYPFASDSFEVVSPAPGGEGPDDLYLYDASLEPPDSERSASFTMSGARGTQTYRVQVFWGYAPGSATPAQALEDPEWYRREVVRVVVRLYLAGKDGELPRDNSGRITRLTRPVKPLISTRVEGLTDKSEAANDPNAPSAFSPLAPLVVLSADIARSYQ, from the coding sequence ATGCTCAGTGCAACTAAAAGACGGCGCAACCGCCGGGGCTTTACGCTCACCGAGGTGCTGGTGGCGATGGTGGTACTGGCGCTATTTCTTGCTGGTCTGGCACCGATGCTCTCCGCCTCGGCGCTGCTCAGGCGGCAGCAGGAACTGATCGCCGAAGCCACCAACCTCGGCCAGATCGAGATCGAAGAGATTCGCCGCAGCTGGTCGGTGATCGAAAATCGCGGCCTCGGTTCCTCTCAAAATCAGGGAGGACTGGTACCCACCAACATGCGCGATCGGCTCATCCCCCTGCCGCGCCCCTGCGTGCTGAGCGAAGTCAACTACGAAGGTTGCAGCCAGGATCCGCCCGTCCCGCCCGGATCATTGCCGCTATCCGCCTCCAGCGTCTATCCGTTCGCCTCCGACAGCTTCGAGGTGGTGAGCCCCGCTCCCGGCGGCGAGGGACCGGACGATCTGTACCTCTACGATGCGAGCCTTGAACCCCCCGACTCCGAGCGCTCGGCGAGCTTCACGATGAGCGGTGCGCGTGGAACCCAGACCTACCGCGTGCAGGTCTTCTGGGGCTACGCGCCAGGTTCGGCTACCCCGGCCCAGGCCCTCGAAGATCCCGAGTGGTACCGCCGCGAGGTGGTGCGGGTCGTCGTGCGCCTCTACCTGGCGGGCAAGGACGGCGAGCTGCCCCGCGACAATTCTGGCCGGATCACCCGCCTCACCCGACCGGTCAAACCCCTGATCTCGACCCGCGTCGAAGGGCTTACCGACAAGAGCGAAGCGGCCAACGATCCGAATGCCCCCTCCGCCTTCAGCCCCCTGGCACCGCTGGTGGTGCTGAGTGCCGACATCGCGAGAAGCTACCAGTGA